The genomic segment CCAATCTGATGGTTGGGGTTTTATATGGTAATCAATCTTTAGCGGATTTAGCTAAACTGGCAAACGACACCTATGGTCGAATCAGTAACCATAACGCAACGGTTCCTGCCATTACTGTACCGGCAGCTACTGAAAAAGAGAAAGGGCTGATTATTCACTATGTACCAGCCCAACCGCGTAAACAGCTGCGTATTGAGTTTCGTATAGCTAACAATGTGTCGGAGTTTCGCAGTAAAACCGATACCTATATAAGCTATTTAATTGGTAACCGCAGTGAGAATACCCTGTCGGACTGGTTGCGTAAGCAAGGGCTGGCAGACAATATTGGTGCCGGTGTTAATCCAGTTGTTGACCGTAACGGTGGCGTATTCAGTATTGGTATTTCGTTAACGGATAAAGGCCAGGCTAATCGCGATAAGGTGATTGCGGCAGTGTTTGATTATCTGAAAATGATCCGTCAGGAAGGCATTCGCCAGGATTACTTTGATGAAATTGCCCATGTACTAAAACTGGATTTCCGTTATCCATCCATTACCCGCGATATGGATTATGTCGAATGGTTATCCGACACCATGCTGAATATTCCGATCCAAAATATTTTGGATTCTGATTATCTGGCGGATAAATACGATCCAAAAGCCATTGCTGCTCGTCTGGATGAAATGACGCCAGAGGCCGCACGCATATGGTTTATCAGCCCGGATGAGCCTCACAATAAGACCGCCTATTTCGTTGAGGCACCTTATCAGGTCGATCGAATTAAACCTGAACAGATTGAACGTTGGAAGGCAGAAGAGCAGCAAATCAAGCTGAGCCTGCCTGCACTGAACCCGTATATCCCGGATAATTTTAATCTGGTGGCAGAAAATAAAGCGAAACAGCCTCAGTTGGTTCTAAACGAAGCTAATAACCGTGCCTGGTATATCCCAAGTAAATACTTTGCCGATGACCCGAAAGTCAATGTGACGCTGGCTTTACGTAATGCCAAAGCCCAGGACAGCGCACGTAATCAGGTGATGTTTGCCTTAACGGACTATTTGTCTGAGCAGGCGTTGTCCCAACTCAGCTATCAGGCTTCCGTTGGGGGGATCAGTTTCTCCTCTTCAGCTAACAACGGTTTGCAGTTTTCGGCATCAGGTTTTAGCCAGCACTTGCCTCGTCTGGTTAGTGAGTTGCTTGAACAATACCGCAGCTTTACCGTAACGCCGGAAGAGTTGGAACAGGCCAAATCGTGGTATCGCGATCAGATGGAAGCGGCGGAAAAAGGCAAGGCTTATGAGCTGGCACTGCAACCGGTCAGAGCGATTTCTCAGGTTCCTTATACTGAGCGTGATGAACGTCGTAAGCTTATGTCTGACATTAAAGTGGATGACATTATTCAATACCGCAATCAACTGTTGGCGAACAGTTCACCGGAAATGTTTGTGCTGGGTGATATGACTCAGGAACAGGTGAAAACCATGGCGTTGAGCATTAGTAAACAGCTGGGTTGCCAGGGCTCTGGCTGGTGGCATGGCCAGAATGTGGTGGTAGATAAAACCCAACAGGCTAACCTGATGAAAGCAGGAAGCAGCACTGATTCTGCGCTGGCAGCAGTGTATATTCCTGACGGCTATGACGAAGTGACTAGTATGGCTCGCAGCAGCCTGTTAACTCAGATTATTCAGCCGTGGTTTTATAATCAGTTAAGAACGGAAGAGCAGCTTGGTTATGCGGTATTTGCTTTCCCGATGACCGTTGGTCGTCAATGGGGGGTTGGGTTCTTGCTGCAAAGTAATAATCAGACGCCGGCTCATTTGGAAGAACGTTATCTGAATTTCTACCAGATGGCAGATAAGAAACTTTCGGCCCTTAGCGATAAAGATTTTAATCAGTATCGTCAGGCGTTAGTTAATGAACTGGAGCAGCGTCCACAGACCATGGATGAGGAAACGGCCCTTTATCTTAATGATTTCAGCCGTGGTAATGACCGCTTTGATACGCGTAAAAAGGTATTGGAGCAGGTGAAAAAACTGACTAAACAGGATATTCAAACCTTCTATCAACAGGCGGTGATAGAGCGTAAAGGGCTGGCAGTATTGTCTCAAATTATGGGACAGGGCGATCTGAAAACCCAATATGCAGAGCTAAAAGGTTGGGATGTGTATAAAGATGCCTCATCATTGCAGAAAACCTTGCCGGTGAAGGCTCAGTGATAATGACGGTTGCACAACCTTTAAGGTTAGATCCATTAACGCTCCCTCTGTTTGGGGAGCGTTTAATAGAAGCATCAGCAGGAACGGGAAAAACCTATACTCTTGCGGTGCTTTATTTGCGTTTACTGTTGGGACTGGGGCAGCAAGCAGCTTACCCTCGTAAGCTTTCGGTGGAAGAGATACTGGTTGTAACTTTTACCGAAGCGGCAACAGAAGAGCTACGTAACCGTATCCGGGATAATATTCACCGTTTACGTATTGCCTGTATTCGTAATGACAGCAGCGATCCGTTGCTGTTGCAATTGTTGACAGAGTTAGCGGATAAAGAAGAAGCAAGCGATTTATTATTGGCTGCCGAACGCCAAATGGATGAAGCAGCTATTTATACCATTCACAGTTTTTGTCAGCGTATGCTGAGCCATAATGCTTTTGAATCAGGCGTTTTGTTTGAGCAATCGCTCATTGAAGATGAGCTTCCCTTAAGACGCCAGGCGGTCGCGGATTTCTGGCGTCGTCACTGTTACCCCTTACCTCTACCTGTTGCACAGGCGATAAGCACCGAGTGGGGTGGGCCAGAGCGTTTGCTGGCAGACGTCATGCCCTATTTGCACGGGGAAGCCCCTCAGTTACTTCAGCCGTCGTCTCTGGATGATATCCTGCTGCGGCATCAGCAGATTATTGAGCGCATCGAATCTCTAAAACAACAGTGGCGTGCATCGTTTTCCGGACTGGAGTCATTAATCAGTCAGTCCGGGGTAGATAAACGTAGCTATAGCACTAAACATCTGCCCAACTGGCTGCAAAAGGTTAATATGTGGGCAGAGCAGGAGACTCAGGACTATACGCTGCCCAAAGAGCTGAATAATTTTCGCCAATCGGTGCTGTATGAAAAAACTAAAAAAGGTGAAGCGCCGGTAGACCCTTTATTTACTGCCGTTGATTTGATCTATTCTGAGCCTTTGACCCTGCGCGATCTCATCTTGTCAAAAGCCATTAGCGAAGTTCGCCTGTCGGTTCAGCAAGAAAAACGTCGGCGTGCTGAAATGGGGTTTGACGATCTGTTAAGTCGGTTAGACTCAGCTTTACAGCGCTCCGGGGCAGAGGCTTTGGCGCAGGCTATCAGGCAGCGCTATCCGGTAGCAATGATTGATGAGTTTCAGGATACCGACCCACAGCAGTACCGTATATTCCATAAGCTTTATGGTGGCCGCGAAGATACCGGTTTATTACTGATAGGGGATCCTAAGCAGGCGATTTATGCCTTTCGTGGTGCGGATATTTTTACCTATATGCAGGCCAGAAATGAAGTAAGTAACCACTACACTATGGAGACTAACTGGCGCTCTTCCTCATCCATGGTGAGTTCAGTTAATCAACTATTTCAGCAACTGCCCGCTCCCTTCATTTTTCAACAAATACCTTTTCTGCCGGTTAAGGCGGCAGAAAAAAACCAATATCTGAGCTTTGAACTGGATGGCGATAACCAGCCGGCCGTCTCTTTGTGGTTACAGCCGGGGGAAGGTTGTGGTCTTAATGAATACCAGCAGTTTATGGCTCGTTGTTGTGCCGTGCAGATCCGGGAGTGGCTGACCGCAGGGCAACAGCAGCGGGCATGGTTAGTGAGTGGTACACGGCGCCAGCCAGTCGTAGCGGCCGATATTGCTATTTTAGTGCGTACCGGTAAAGAGGCCTCACTGGTGAGGGATGCATTAAGCGCCTTAGGCATACCTTCTGTCTATCTATCTAACCGGGAGAGTGTGTTTACCACACCGGAAGCCAAAGACGTTCTGTGGCTCTTACAGGCGGTTTTGGCACCGGAGAAAGAGAGAACATTGCGTAGCGCTTTGGCCAGTAGCCTGTTGGGGCTGGATGCCCGCCAGATTGATGATATTAATCGGGATGAACGGGAATGGGACCGACTGGTAGAAGAATTTAGTGGCTATCGCCAGCTTTGGTTAAAGCGCGGTGTATTGCCCATGTTGCGAGAGGTGATGTCTCGGCGGCAACTGGCGGAGAATCTGCTGGTGACGCTGGGTGGGGAACGCCGATTAACTGACATTATGCACATTGGTGAACTGTTGCAGGAAGCCTCACTAAAGCTGGAGAGTGAACACTCACTGGTACGCTGGTTAGCGCAGCAGATAACTCAGCCTAACGATCGTTC from the Limnobaculum zhutongyuii genome contains:
- the ptrA gene encoding pitrilysin, producing the protein MRKLHAWIAGTILMLSCWAPLTFAAQGWKPLPEEIQKSAGDAREYQAIKLDNGMTVLLVSDNLASKSLAALALPVGSLEDPDSQLGLAHYLEHMVLMGSKRYPEPDSISEFLKKHGGSHNASTASYRTAFYLEVENDALAPAVDRLADAIAEPLLDPVYADRERNAVNAELTMARSRDGMRIGQVGSETLNPAHPTSRFSGGNLETLKDKPGSKLQDELKAFYQRYYSANLMVGVLYGNQSLADLAKLANDTYGRISNHNATVPAITVPAATEKEKGLIIHYVPAQPRKQLRIEFRIANNVSEFRSKTDTYISYLIGNRSENTLSDWLRKQGLADNIGAGVNPVVDRNGGVFSIGISLTDKGQANRDKVIAAVFDYLKMIRQEGIRQDYFDEIAHVLKLDFRYPSITRDMDYVEWLSDTMLNIPIQNILDSDYLADKYDPKAIAARLDEMTPEAARIWFISPDEPHNKTAYFVEAPYQVDRIKPEQIERWKAEEQQIKLSLPALNPYIPDNFNLVAENKAKQPQLVLNEANNRAWYIPSKYFADDPKVNVTLALRNAKAQDSARNQVMFALTDYLSEQALSQLSYQASVGGISFSSSANNGLQFSASGFSQHLPRLVSELLEQYRSFTVTPEELEQAKSWYRDQMEAAEKGKAYELALQPVRAISQVPYTERDERRKLMSDIKVDDIIQYRNQLLANSSPEMFVLGDMTQEQVKTMALSISKQLGCQGSGWWHGQNVVVDKTQQANLMKAGSSTDSALAAVYIPDGYDEVTSMARSSLLTQIIQPWFYNQLRTEEQLGYAVFAFPMTVGRQWGVGFLLQSNNQTPAHLEERYLNFYQMADKKLSALSDKDFNQYRQALVNELEQRPQTMDEETALYLNDFSRGNDRFDTRKKVLEQVKKLTKQDIQTFYQQAVIERKGLAVLSQIMGQGDLKTQYAELKGWDVYKDASSLQKTLPVKAQ
- the recB gene encoding exodeoxyribonuclease V subunit beta, whose translation is MTVAQPLRLDPLTLPLFGERLIEASAGTGKTYTLAVLYLRLLLGLGQQAAYPRKLSVEEILVVTFTEAATEELRNRIRDNIHRLRIACIRNDSSDPLLLQLLTELADKEEASDLLLAAERQMDEAAIYTIHSFCQRMLSHNAFESGVLFEQSLIEDELPLRRQAVADFWRRHCYPLPLPVAQAISTEWGGPERLLADVMPYLHGEAPQLLQPSSLDDILLRHQQIIERIESLKQQWRASFSGLESLISQSGVDKRSYSTKHLPNWLQKVNMWAEQETQDYTLPKELNNFRQSVLYEKTKKGEAPVDPLFTAVDLIYSEPLTLRDLILSKAISEVRLSVQQEKRRRAEMGFDDLLSRLDSALQRSGAEALAQAIRQRYPVAMIDEFQDTDPQQYRIFHKLYGGREDTGLLLIGDPKQAIYAFRGADIFTYMQARNEVSNHYTMETNWRSSSSMVSSVNQLFQQLPAPFIFQQIPFLPVKAAEKNQYLSFELDGDNQPAVSLWLQPGEGCGLNEYQQFMARCCAVQIREWLTAGQQQRAWLVSGTRRQPVVAADIAILVRTGKEASLVRDALSALGIPSVYLSNRESVFTTPEAKDVLWLLQAVLAPEKERTLRSALASSLLGLDARQIDDINRDEREWDRLVEEFSGYRQLWLKRGVLPMLREVMSRRQLAENLLVTLGGERRLTDIMHIGELLQEASLKLESEHSLVRWLAQQITQPNDRSDSQQLRLESDRNLVRVVTIHKSKGLEYPLVWLPFICGFRQQNQALYHDRETFSAMLDLQQSEDSLTLAEEERLAEDLRLLYVALTRSVYHCSIGVTPLYSGNRRQGNSDIHRSAMGYLLQRGQPGNAAFLADALQELGQHDGIQWYSATEMDAALWQDNQLQPELLTARIFTGQRQNSWRVTSYSGLQQQGASHHYDLLPRFDTDAAGEKGESAQLLLSPHTFPKGAAPGTFLHDLLENVDFTQPINSDELNEKVLLQGLESHWTPVLQQWLETILSSPLDEQGIRLKDISAAERQAELQFYLPIGPLLQAERLDALVKHYDPLSARCPELVFRQVQGMLKGFIDLVFCWQGRYYLLDYKSNWLGESAESYTPQAMADAMCDHRYDLQYQLYSLALHRYLRHRIADYDYQRHFGGVFYLFLRGIEKDRPGQGVFHCRPEWALVDGLDRLFSGQEAIA